One Halovivax ruber XH-70 genomic region harbors:
- a CDS encoding adenosylcobinamide amidohydrolase yields MDESVAADDAPSGKRSIAAATRADGVLQVRRPGTEWLHTGWHGGLTVADAAYNVTVPEGWAPSDIGTDVDERLATASFTDEGPVLLTGVEMSHVRGANCGPVTAYATVGISNPAVLPADPAGGSLPSASVGDDEESTTTGTANLVVVTDRSLAAGALANLVAVAAEAKTATLLAETGFPGTTSDAITVGHDPTGETARYSGSATRVGAATRACVREAVTASLHSRYEDGDADRPQCLADAAYGVSTDVRADVFAVPSDRR; encoded by the coding sequence ATGGATGAGTCGGTCGCCGCGGACGACGCACCGTCCGGGAAGCGATCCATCGCGGCTGCGACTCGTGCGGACGGCGTCCTCCAGGTTCGTCGACCCGGAACCGAGTGGCTCCACACCGGCTGGCACGGCGGCCTGACGGTCGCCGACGCGGCCTACAACGTCACCGTTCCCGAGGGCTGGGCTCCGTCCGACATCGGGACGGACGTCGACGAGCGACTCGCCACGGCGTCGTTCACCGACGAGGGGCCCGTCCTGCTGACCGGCGTCGAGATGAGTCACGTGCGCGGAGCGAACTGTGGGCCGGTCACCGCCTACGCCACAGTCGGCATCTCGAATCCGGCCGTCCTGCCAGCCGACCCGGCGGGCGGATCGCTCCCATCAGCCTCGGTCGGTGATGACGAGGAATCGACGACGACCGGGACGGCCAACCTCGTCGTTGTGACCGACCGATCGCTCGCGGCCGGCGCACTCGCGAACCTCGTCGCCGTCGCCGCAGAGGCCAAAACTGCCACGTTGCTCGCCGAAACCGGCTTCCCCGGCACGACGAGCGACGCGATCACCGTCGGTCACGATCCGACCGGGGAGACCGCCAGATACTCCGGCAGTGCGACCCGCGTCGGGGCAGCGACTCGCGCGTGTGTCCGCGAGGCCGTGACGGCGTCGCTGCACAGCCGGTACGAGGACGGGGACGCCGACCGTCCCCAGTGCCTCGCCGACGCGGCGTACGGCGTCTCGACCGACGTTCGGGCCGACGTCTTCGCCGTTCCGTCCGATCGGCGGTAA
- a CDS encoding ComEC/Rec2 family competence protein, translating into MSRRALLILVVTSVVLLGGCLEALPSEYSADGSAEPSVVDELEGDDVLEIHHLDVGQGDATVVLAPNGETMVIDSGDWHDDGEQVLSFLEDRGIDRVDHLVSTHGHSDHIGGHATIIEHVETKGDGVGAVYDSGVAHTSETYDGYLDAIETHDVSLKQVQSGDTFDLGAVEARILNPPADSTSDDIDANGVVLRLDHGDVSYLTTGDAGADAESRLAETQGNALDVDIYQAGHHGSSTSSTPAFLDAVDPSMTVISSAQDSQYGHPHDEVLQSFADRDVETYWTGVHDDVLVATDGESIAVDTASDGPTEATALRDEKPADSESRLPPPATVSPGALVVGILPLTARTVRYP; encoded by the coding sequence ATGAGCCGTCGCGCACTGTTGATCCTCGTCGTCACGTCGGTCGTCCTCCTCGGCGGCTGCCTCGAAGCACTCCCCAGCGAATATTCCGCCGACGGCTCAGCCGAACCGTCCGTCGTCGACGAACTCGAGGGTGACGACGTCCTCGAAATCCACCACCTCGATGTCGGGCAGGGCGACGCGACGGTCGTCCTCGCGCCGAACGGCGAGACGATGGTGATCGACTCCGGCGACTGGCACGACGATGGCGAGCAGGTGCTCTCGTTCCTCGAGGATCGCGGAATCGACCGAGTCGACCACCTGGTCTCGACGCACGGCCACTCGGATCACATCGGCGGCCACGCCACCATCATCGAGCACGTCGAGACCAAGGGCGACGGCGTCGGCGCCGTCTACGACTCGGGCGTCGCCCACACGTCGGAAACCTACGACGGCTACCTCGACGCGATCGAAACACACGACGTGTCGCTCAAACAGGTACAATCGGGCGATACGTTCGACCTCGGTGCCGTCGAGGCTCGCATCCTGAATCCGCCCGCGGACTCGACGTCCGACGACATCGACGCGAACGGCGTCGTCCTGCGACTCGACCACGGCGACGTCTCCTACCTGACGACCGGCGACGCCGGCGCCGACGCCGAATCGCGACTCGCCGAAACCCAGGGGAACGCACTCGACGTGGACATCTACCAGGCGGGCCACCACGGCTCGTCGACGAGTTCGACCCCGGCCTTCCTCGACGCCGTCGATCCGTCGATGACGGTGATCTCGAGCGCACAGGACAGTCAGTACGGGCACCCACACGACGAGGTGCTTCAGTCGTTCGCGGATCGTGACGTCGAGACCTACTGGACGGGCGTCCACGATGACGTCCTCGTTGCGACCGACGGCGAGTCGATCGCCGTCGACACGGCGAGCGATGGACCGACGGAGGCCACAGCGCTCCGCGACGAGAAGCCAGCCGACAGCGAGTCGCGCCTCCCACCGCCTGCGACCGTTTCGCCGGGCGCGCTCGTGGTGGGGATTCTTCCCCTCACAGCACGGACAGTGAGGTACCCATGA
- the msrB gene encoding peptide-methionine (R)-S-oxide reductase MsrB — protein MSQDVTDLPETDEEWREQLSDEEYEILREAGTEAPFSGEYVDHDGDGTFACAGCGETLFDATTKFDHGCGWPSFYDAPEDKIETRLDTSHGMRRTEVLCANCGGHLGHVFEDGPEPTGQRFCINSVALDYEDED, from the coding sequence ATGAGCCAGGACGTAACGGACCTCCCCGAAACTGACGAGGAGTGGCGCGAACAGCTCTCCGACGAGGAGTACGAGATCCTCCGCGAGGCCGGAACCGAGGCGCCGTTCAGCGGCGAGTACGTCGACCACGACGGTGACGGCACGTTCGCCTGCGCCGGCTGCGGCGAGACGCTCTTCGACGCGACGACGAAGTTCGATCACGGCTGTGGCTGGCCGAGTTTCTACGACGCACCCGAGGACAAGATCGAGACGCGCCTCGACACCAGCCACGGCATGCGCCGCACGGAGGTGCTGTGTGCGAACTGCGGCGGCCACCTCGGACACGTGTTCGAAGACGGCCCGGAGCCGACGGGACAGCGCTTCTGTATCAACTCGGTCGCGCTGGACTACGAAGACGAAGACTGA
- a CDS encoding HAD family hydrolase — MAVSFDCFGTLVTADRPTDPAAAVATELAARGVAVPTDWAEAYRERHVPAPEHAEVPLPAHVGAALASRDVEWDGNAVRRAVVAAFDPVVETRRGAVEAVDAAGERGPVAICSNCAVPELVSKTLLRSEIDRSAFDAIVTSTGCGFRKPAPQIFTATADALAVDAATLVHVGDDPTTDGGVTDVGGTAILLAETPLPAVPDRLDEVDA; from the coding sequence ATGGCAGTCTCTTTCGACTGCTTCGGCACACTCGTGACCGCCGACCGGCCGACCGACCCGGCCGCAGCCGTCGCGACCGAACTCGCGGCGAGAGGGGTGGCCGTTCCGACCGACTGGGCGGAGGCCTACCGCGAGCGCCACGTTCCAGCACCCGAACACGCAGAAGTCCCCCTCCCGGCCCACGTCGGGGCCGCACTGGCGAGTCGCGACGTCGAGTGGGACGGAAACGCCGTCAGGCGAGCCGTCGTCGCGGCGTTCGACCCCGTTGTCGAGACGCGACGCGGCGCGGTCGAAGCGGTCGACGCTGCCGGCGAGCGCGGCCCGGTCGCGATCTGTTCGAACTGCGCCGTCCCGGAACTCGTCTCGAAGACGCTGCTGCGCTCCGAGATCGATCGATCGGCCTTCGACGCGATCGTGACCAGCACCGGCTGTGGCTTTCGCAAGCCGGCGCCGCAGATATTCACGGCGACGGCCGACGCGCTGGCCGTCGACGCGGCCACGCTGGTCCACGTGGGCGACGACCCGACGACCGACGGTGGCGTCACCGACGTCGGTGGCACGGCAATCCTGCTGGCGGAGACGCCGCTCCCGGCCGTTCCGGATCGACTCGACGAGGTGGACGCGTGA
- the cobS gene encoding adenosylcobinamide-GDP ribazoletransferase: MSWTWVRALRAGVAFLTRIPTGGSTASDWDAFARTPAAFPVVGVCIGVLAALPLLAIDRAPAPTVALGYLLVIYLVTGINHLDGVADLGDAAVVHGDRGHRREVLKDTTTGVGAILAVCLVVAGLALGGLALTTLPIGLAVTVAITAELGAKLGMATVAGLGTASHDGFGSKFTRNATPRSLGGPFVLAVLAVGAITVAVDAALPAIDEPLAIGTIQFVGAPLLVGTGTICGALAGTAIPWLWARRNLGGVSGDVFGAANEVGRVVGVHAGVIAWTLW, encoded by the coding sequence GTGAGCTGGACGTGGGTTCGTGCGCTGCGGGCCGGGGTCGCCTTCCTGACGCGGATTCCGACCGGCGGAAGCACGGCTTCGGACTGGGATGCGTTCGCGCGAACGCCCGCCGCGTTTCCGGTCGTCGGCGTCTGCATCGGCGTGCTCGCCGCGCTCCCCCTGCTCGCCATCGACCGCGCCCCGGCGCCGACCGTCGCCCTGGGCTACCTCCTCGTGATCTACCTGGTGACGGGGATCAACCATCTCGACGGCGTCGCCGACCTCGGTGACGCCGCGGTCGTCCACGGCGATCGAGGGCACCGCCGCGAGGTCCTGAAAGATACGACGACGGGTGTCGGAGCCATCCTCGCCGTCTGTCTCGTCGTCGCCGGACTCGCCCTCGGCGGACTCGCACTGACGACACTCCCGATCGGGCTCGCCGTCACAGTCGCGATCACGGCCGAACTCGGCGCCAAACTCGGCATGGCCACCGTCGCCGGCCTCGGGACGGCGAGCCACGACGGGTTCGGATCCAAGTTCACGCGGAACGCCACGCCCCGCTCGCTCGGTGGCCCGTTTGTTCTCGCGGTTCTGGCCGTGGGTGCCATCACGGTCGCCGTCGACGCGGCACTACCGGCCATCGACGAGCCACTCGCGATCGGGACCATTCAGTTCGTCGGCGCCCCCCTGCTCGTCGGCACCGGCACCATCTGTGGCGCGCTCGCGGGGACGGCGATCCCCTGGCTGTGGGCACGGCGAAACCTGGGCGGTGTGAGTGGCGACGTCTTCGGGGCGGCGAACGAGGTCGGCCGCGTCGTCGGGGTTCACGCGGGGGTGATCGCGTGGACGCTCTGGTGA
- a CDS encoding GNAT family N-acetyltransferase: protein MPGPPFCSGEQVTLHPIQREDSRFCQELLNEPRVRRRIASTDPITAAAERDWIESQDEQDGFNFLICRDDAPTDGDDPLGLDSVDEPEPVGTIGLTPAHEVWGTAEIGYAIAPEYWGNGYATEALSLVCQYAFDERRIAKLHAETFATNPASARVLTKVGFEKEGSFRNEAFVDGARVNVIRYGLLAEEWDENGATR, encoded by the coding sequence ATGCCGGGACCACCGTTCTGCTCGGGTGAGCAGGTGACACTGCACCCGATCCAGCGAGAAGACAGTCGGTTCTGCCAGGAGTTGTTGAACGAGCCGCGGGTTCGCCGACGAATCGCGAGTACTGACCCGATCACGGCGGCGGCCGAACGCGACTGGATCGAGAGCCAGGACGAGCAGGACGGATTCAATTTTCTGATCTGTCGTGACGACGCGCCGACCGACGGCGACGATCCGCTCGGGCTGGACAGTGTCGACGAACCCGAACCCGTCGGGACGATCGGGCTGACCCCGGCCCACGAAGTCTGGGGAACGGCGGAGATCGGCTACGCGATCGCGCCCGAATACTGGGGAAACGGCTACGCCACCGAAGCCCTCTCACTCGTCTGCCAGTACGCGTTCGACGAGCGCCGCATCGCCAAGCTCCACGCCGAGACGTTCGCGACGAACCCGGCCTCGGCGCGCGTCCTGACGAAGGTGGGGTTCGAGAAGGAGGGGTCGTTCAGAAACGAGGCGTTCGTCGACGGCGCGCGCGTGAACGTGATCCGATACGGCCTCCTGGCCGAGGAGTGGGACGAAAACGGGGCCACTCGGTAG
- a CDS encoding NTP transferase domain-containing protein produces the protein MDALVMCGGEGSRLDTDAEKPLSPIAGESMVDRVRQALAASRIETTYAVVSPNAPETRSHLAEAGTALIETPGAGYVPDLATALDDSRVEPPILTVTADLALLTAELVDDVCRAYRARVRTRAGDAADSSPDDASCYPSMTVCVPRALKRHLGVSAEEAAVVDGFVPTGLNVVGAESATDDGRTGTTGPPRPLVHVLRSAGAAINVNRLDDVRIAHRHRGDHR, from the coding sequence GTGGACGCTCTGGTGATGTGCGGCGGGGAGGGGAGTCGCCTCGATACCGACGCGGAAAAACCGCTGTCCCCGATCGCCGGTGAGTCGATGGTCGATCGCGTCCGTCAGGCGCTCGCCGCCAGCCGGATCGAGACGACCTACGCCGTCGTCTCGCCGAACGCCCCGGAGACGCGCTCGCACCTCGCCGAAGCCGGAACGGCACTGATCGAGACGCCCGGAGCGGGCTACGTCCCGGACCTCGCCACCGCACTCGACGACTCGCGGGTCGAGCCGCCGATCCTGACGGTGACTGCAGATCTGGCGCTGCTAACCGCCGAGCTCGTCGACGACGTGTGTCGAGCCTACCGCGCCCGTGTTCGAACACGAGCGGGCGATGCAGCCGACTCGTCGCCGGACGACGCATCCTGCTACCCCTCGATGACGGTCTGTGTCCCCCGAGCGCTGAAACGGCACCTCGGCGTGTCCGCAGAGGAGGCCGCCGTCGTCGACGGCTTCGTCCCGACCGGCCTCAACGTCGTTGGCGCCGAATCTGCAACCGACGACGGTCGAACAGGGACTACCGGGCCACCGAGACCGCTCGTCCACGTCCTCCGGAGCGCCGGGGCGGCGATCAACGTGAACCGGCTCGACGACGTCCGAATCGCACACCGACACCGAGGAGACCACCGATGA
- a CDS encoding DUF3006 domain-containing protein yields the protein MSGDETAVLDRIVDDETAVLLLEDDGEVVDQVTLPVDRLPADGRTDGAVYDLEMDDGDVVSLSYRADETASRRESAQNRFDRLAERLDDK from the coding sequence ATGAGCGGCGACGAAACCGCCGTCCTCGATCGCATCGTCGACGACGAGACGGCCGTCCTCCTGCTCGAAGACGACGGCGAGGTCGTCGACCAGGTGACGCTCCCGGTCGATCGACTTCCGGCGGACGGTCGGACTGACGGGGCCGTGTACGACCTCGAAATGGACGACGGCGACGTCGTCAGCCTCTCGTATCGGGCCGACGAAACTGCATCGCGACGGGAATCCGCCCAGAATCGGTTCGATCGCCTCGCGGAACGCCTCGACGACAAGTGA
- a CDS encoding threonine-phosphate decarboxylase, with translation MDAEAVRDTDRVPHGGESDSSVLDCSANVVPEPPEGVEAVYRDALAAAGRYPDDAYPTFREAAGASVGCDPAHVVPTAGGLAAIRLAIGLTVDPGDEVLVPFPSFGEYAREVRLQGGDPRFVPHDELLAVDPSGCALAIVCTPNNPTGELTDPDALAAFADRCEATGTTLLVDEAFLGFTEATSMAVRERENVIVARSLTKLFGLPGLRAGFAVASGPLGEALERARPAWSLGTPAARVGAHCLRDEEFVRETRSRVRRERMRLRDGLAAAGFAVAPSDAPFVLVDCAGRDVDAVLERARDAGIALRDARTFRGLDSHVRIAVRDRGTTDRVLEVLGDG, from the coding sequence GTGGACGCAGAAGCCGTCCGCGACACCGATCGCGTCCCCCACGGCGGCGAATCGGATTCGTCCGTGCTCGACTGTAGCGCGAACGTCGTTCCCGAGCCGCCCGAGGGCGTCGAGGCCGTCTATCGGGACGCGCTGGCGGCGGCCGGCCGGTATCCAGACGACGCGTATCCGACCTTCCGCGAAGCTGCCGGCGCGTCCGTCGGCTGCGATCCAGCGCACGTCGTCCCGACGGCCGGCGGGCTGGCCGCGATTCGACTCGCAATCGGGCTCACCGTCGATCCCGGTGACGAGGTACTGGTTCCGTTCCCGAGCTTCGGCGAGTACGCCCGCGAGGTACGCCTGCAGGGAGGGGACCCGCGATTCGTGCCACACGACGAATTGCTGGCAGTCGACCCCAGCGGCTGTGCGCTCGCGATCGTCTGTACTCCCAACAATCCGACCGGAGAGCTCACGGATCCAGACGCATTGGCCGCGTTCGCCGATCGCTGCGAGGCAACCGGAACGACGCTGCTCGTCGACGAGGCGTTTCTCGGGTTCACGGAAGCCACATCGATGGCGGTCCGGGAACGCGAGAACGTGATCGTCGCCCGTTCGTTGACCAAGCTGTTCGGGCTCCCGGGTCTGCGCGCCGGCTTCGCCGTCGCTTCCGGCCCACTCGGCGAGGCGCTCGAACGGGCACGACCGGCCTGGAGCCTCGGGACGCCGGCCGCGCGAGTCGGCGCCCACTGCCTGCGAGACGAGGAATTCGTCCGAGAGACGCGGTCGCGCGTCCGGCGGGAACGAATGCGCCTCCGGGACGGCCTCGCTGCCGCCGGCTTCGCGGTGGCGCCCTCGGACGCACCATTCGTCCTCGTCGACTGCGCAGGTCGCGACGTCGACGCCGTCCTCGAACGCGCTCGCGACGCGGGGATCGCCCTCCGCGACGCGCGGACGTTCCGGGGACTCGACTCGCACGTCCGCATCGCCGTCCGCGATCGAGGGACGACCGACCGGGTGCTCGAGGTGCTCGGCGATGGATGA
- the cbiB gene encoding adenosylcobinamide-phosphate synthase CbiB translates to MTTTPIALVAFAVSLDLLVGEPRTRWHPVAWFGTVVGFVDRDWELDTSDERWLGVGVALVFPAAVAGLVGGLVVLAGFVHPTVGALLAGVVLYLTTSLRSLLELTEVVVEESESDPETARRTVRGLAGRDASTLSPAQLRSAAIESAAENLADGFVATLAPFVLLAPVSLPAAAAAATWVKAVNTLDSMLGYPDKPIGTASARLDDVVMWLPARLTAGSLALAAGRPRALATARQWVRTPPSPNSGWPMAVAAVVLSVRLEKPDVYALNPDGREPTGADGDRAVRLVGVGAVVALLVLVVATIALDAGVVGATGVSSVPGVADVAAITDQHHSPAAEGSP, encoded by the coding sequence GTGACCACGACTCCCATCGCCCTCGTCGCCTTCGCCGTCAGCCTCGATCTGCTCGTCGGCGAGCCACGCACGCGCTGGCATCCCGTCGCCTGGTTCGGGACGGTCGTCGGCTTCGTCGATCGGGACTGGGAGCTCGACACGAGCGACGAGCGCTGGCTCGGAGTGGGGGTCGCCCTCGTGTTCCCGGCGGCCGTTGCGGGGCTCGTCGGTGGACTGGTCGTCCTCGCCGGCTTCGTTCACCCCACCGTCGGGGCGCTGCTCGCCGGCGTCGTCCTCTACCTGACGACGAGTCTTCGGTCCCTGCTGGAACTGACCGAAGTCGTCGTCGAGGAGAGCGAGTCGGACCCGGAAACGGCTCGGCGGACCGTCCGCGGGCTCGCCGGCCGCGACGCGAGTACGCTCTCGCCGGCACAGCTTCGCAGCGCCGCGATCGAGAGCGCCGCCGAGAACCTGGCTGACGGGTTCGTCGCGACGCTCGCCCCGTTCGTCCTCCTGGCCCCGGTCTCGCTCCCGGCCGCGGCCGCCGCCGCGACCTGGGTCAAGGCCGTGAACACGCTCGACTCGATGCTCGGCTATCCCGACAAGCCCATCGGCACCGCGAGCGCCAGACTCGACGACGTCGTCATGTGGCTCCCGGCACGCCTGACAGCCGGCTCCCTCGCACTCGCCGCCGGACGACCGCGAGCGCTCGCCACTGCCCGTCAGTGGGTTCGAACGCCGCCGTCGCCGAACTCGGGCTGGCCGATGGCCGTGGCGGCCGTCGTCCTGTCCGTTCGCCTCGAAAAGCCGGACGTGTACGCGCTGAACCCGGACGGACGGGAACCGACAGGCGCCGACGGCGACCGAGCTGTTAGGCTGGTCGGCGTCGGAGCAGTCGTCGCGCTCTTGGTGCTCGTCGTCGCGACGATCGCGCTCGACGCGGGCGTCGTCGGTGCCACGGGCGTCTCGAGCGTCCCGGGTGTCGCAGACGTCGCGGCGATCACGGACCAGCATCATTCGCCCGCCGCGGAGGGATCACCGTGA
- a CDS encoding M24 family metallopeptidase: protein MATRLPDGEYDDRLAQVRDRIRASDADAGVWFGATSIEYLTGFDHIQTERPVCLVVTPETAEITVPRLEVERVEPNPRIDAVHHYHDYPGGRPIAVAAEMLAGLGVETVVADTDGAPGTMGYEGPALSEFVAVDDQAWVSRMRWEKSDAELDLIRESARWGNLAHRYLADYTAVGAHPITVSQRASMEASRAMLDTLGEEYVARTRGSGPAFAGYITGPQTRLPHGHTANRRLQAGDVLVTGAAANVDGYHSELERTMFLGEPTDEQRHYFELMVEMQDVAIDALGPGVPIADVDEAVRDYVDEQGVTDLYQHHVGHNIGMGGHEPPYVDQGWGDHCEDDATSYDDEDAIMQPGHVWTIEPGLYTDEYGYRHSDTIAITEDGVEWLTYFPRDLEGNVVPIS from the coding sequence ATGGCAACACGTCTCCCGGACGGCGAGTACGACGATCGGCTCGCACAGGTTCGCGATCGGATTAGGGCGTCCGACGCCGACGCTGGCGTCTGGTTCGGCGCGACGAGCATCGAGTACCTGACCGGCTTCGATCACATCCAGACGGAGCGCCCCGTCTGTCTCGTCGTCACGCCCGAGACCGCGGAGATCACCGTCCCGCGCCTGGAGGTCGAACGCGTCGAACCCAACCCCCGGATCGACGCCGTCCACCACTACCACGACTACCCGGGTGGGCGCCCGATCGCCGTCGCGGCGGAGATGCTCGCCGGACTCGGGGTCGAGACCGTCGTGGCCGACACCGACGGCGCACCCGGGACGATGGGCTACGAGGGGCCCGCCCTCTCAGAGTTCGTCGCGGTCGACGACCAGGCGTGGGTGTCCCGCATGCGCTGGGAGAAGTCCGACGCCGAACTCGATCTGATTCGCGAGTCGGCCCGCTGGGGGAACCTGGCCCACCGCTACCTCGCCGACTACACGGCGGTCGGCGCCCACCCGATCACTGTGAGCCAGCGCGCCTCGATGGAGGCCTCGCGAGCGATGCTCGACACTCTCGGCGAGGAGTACGTCGCCCGGACGCGCGGCTCCGGCCCGGCCTTCGCGGGCTACATCACCGGCCCGCAGACCCGATTGCCCCACGGCCACACCGCCAACCGTCGACTGCAGGCGGGCGACGTGCTCGTCACCGGCGCGGCGGCGAACGTCGACGGCTATCACTCCGAACTCGAGCGGACGATGTTCCTCGGTGAACCCACCGACGAGCAGCGCCACTACTTCGAACTCATGGTCGAGATGCAAGACGTCGCGATCGACGCGCTCGGTCCGGGCGTCCCCATCGCCGACGTTGACGAGGCGGTCCGCGACTACGTCGACGAACAGGGTGTCACCGACCTGTACCAGCACCACGTCGGTCACAACATCGGCATGGGCGGACACGAACCGCCGTACGTCGATCAGGGATGGGGTGATCACTGCGAGGACGACGCCACGAGTTACGACGACGAAGACGCCATCATGCAGCCCGGCCACGTCTGGACGATCGAACCCGGCCTCTACACCGACGAGTACGGCTACCGCCACTCCGACACCATCGCCATCACCGAAGACGGCGTCGAGTGGCTCACCTACTTCCCCCGCGACCTCGAGGGGAACGTCGTTCCGATCTCGTGA
- a CDS encoding DUF2270 domain-containing protein, with protein MSGDQNDPDEAHVGKAIDDDPSYLSAILGHAYRGELDRETTWRSRLDQTTTWTVTVMAAILTWAFSSPDNPHYIVLVGVTVATVFLLIEARRYRDYDVYRSRIRLFQQNLFAPALDPDRGLEHQDWRAELSEDYRRPTVKISLREAIANRLKRIYAALLGVLLFAWVFRVTAFAPTRASIDDAEIGTVPGSVVVVIVAAYVLVVVALTVWPLEREAKEEFREGEHGEWKDSE; from the coding sequence GTGAGTGGCGACCAAAACGATCCGGACGAGGCCCACGTCGGCAAAGCCATCGACGACGATCCCTCGTACCTGTCTGCGATTCTGGGACACGCCTACCGGGGCGAACTCGACCGGGAGACGACCTGGCGATCACGTCTGGATCAGACGACGACGTGGACGGTGACGGTCATGGCCGCGATCCTCACGTGGGCGTTCTCGAGCCCGGACAACCCACACTACATCGTCCTTGTCGGCGTCACCGTCGCGACGGTCTTCCTCCTCATCGAGGCCCGAAGATATCGCGATTACGACGTCTATCGCTCGCGAATTCGACTGTTCCAGCAGAATCTGTTCGCCCCTGCGCTCGATCCTGACCGCGGGCTCGAGCACCAGGACTGGCGCGCCGAACTCAGCGAGGATTACCGCCGTCCGACGGTCAAGATTTCGCTGCGAGAGGCGATCGCGAACAGACTCAAACGAATCTACGCTGCGCTCCTCGGGGTGTTGCTCTTCGCCTGGGTGTTCCGCGTGACGGCATTCGCGCCGACGCGGGCGAGTATCGACGACGCCGAGATCGGCACCGTCCCCGGTTCCGTCGTCGTCGTGATCGTGGCCGCCTACGTCCTCGTGGTGGTGGCGTTGACGGTCTGGCCGCTAGAACGCGAGGCCAAAGAGGAGTTTCGTGAGGGTGAGCACGGCGAGTGGAAGGACTCGGAGTGA
- the cobT gene encoding nicotinate mononucleotide-dependent phosphoribosyltransferase CobT produces MRLILAAGTTETALVDGISAAGATPELMAHTPPGDAELLVYGEPVRSPVTPISPTGCVTPAAVTRAVREVRAFPVTTIDAGLAAPTAAPTVTLDAKPGADIRAERAVPDADGLFERARSFGASLPDDAITIGETIPGGTTTALGVLTALGERVGVSSSLPANPMERKRSIVRDGLQASGIEAGECENAPLAAIEAVGDPVQATVAGVAAGALETGIDVTLAGGTQQLAIAAVLRHAGVTDPLTVATTSFIAADRGEDIERAADRFDCELTVTDPGFDERDHVTMNRYCAGEVKEGVAMGGALSLVPAGELAAVRDRFATICDRLGVDEFLDEAGPESPPDPGVSSEGR; encoded by the coding sequence ATGCGACTGATTCTCGCGGCTGGAACGACCGAGACGGCGCTCGTCGATGGCATCAGCGCAGCCGGAGCGACGCCGGAACTCATGGCACACACGCCGCCTGGAGACGCCGAGCTCCTCGTCTACGGCGAACCGGTTCGCTCGCCGGTCACGCCGATCTCGCCGACCGGCTGTGTGACCCCGGCGGCCGTCACCCGCGCCGTCCGCGAAGTCAGGGCGTTTCCCGTGACCACCATCGACGCCGGATTGGCGGCCCCGACGGCCGCCCCGACGGTCACGCTCGACGCGAAACCGGGAGCGGACATCAGGGCCGAACGGGCCGTCCCGGACGCCGACGGGCTCTTCGAACGCGCCCGCTCGTTCGGTGCGTCGCTCCCGGACGACGCGATCACGATCGGCGAGACGATCCCCGGCGGCACCACGACCGCACTCGGGGTGCTGACCGCCCTCGGCGAGCGAGTTGGGGTCTCGTCCTCGCTGCCGGCGAACCCGATGGAGCGAAAACGATCGATCGTCCGCGACGGCCTCCAAGCCAGCGGGATCGAGGCCGGCGAGTGCGAGAACGCGCCGCTCGCGGCGATCGAGGCCGTCGGCGACCCGGTACAGGCGACGGTTGCTGGCGTCGCCGCCGGCGCACTCGAGACGGGGATCGACGTCACACTGGCCGGCGGCACGCAACAGCTCGCGATCGCGGCCGTCCTCCGCCACGCCGGTGTGACTGACCCGCTCACGGTGGCCACGACGTCCTTCATCGCCGCCGATCGCGGCGAGGATATAGAACGCGCGGCCGATCGATTCGACTGCGAACTCACCGTCACCGATCCCGGGTTCGACGAACGCGACCACGTGACGATGAACCGCTACTGCGCCGGTGAAGTGAAGGAAGGCGTCGCGATGGGTGGGGCACTCTCACTCGTTCCGGCCGGCGAACTGGCCGCCGTTCGCGACCGATTCGCCACCATCTGTGACAGACTCGGCGTCGACGAGTTTCTGGACGAGGCAGGACCGGAATCGCCACCGGATCCAGGCGTCTCGTCGGAGGGGCGATAA